The genome window attttagttttttttttaattgttaggtGGCGAATTCCCACCATTAGataatggtcaccaccacccacagACATTGCAACTAATAAATATCCTTACTTTGCCAATATTCTACCAAACTTGGTGCATATCATCAGTAGAAGGGAGGAAAAGCTAAACTGCCATAATGGTATTTTGGGAATTgtcttaaatcttattttatgatAGGAAGGCGgacggcaaatgggccacctgatgataagtgttTACCACCACCTATTGGCACTGgttctgttagaaatattaaccattccttacattgccagtgcaccaccaaccttgggaactaagacttatgtcccctgtgcctgcagttacactgccCCACTCGTCaacttgtttacaataaattttacattactaTTTAACTAATTACTCTCAAATATTGACAATTTTCATTATGgctgttatttaaaacacataataataaagcaAATTATAACTAGATTTCTCACAGCTAAAGGAATTTAATTCCgactataaaacttaatttatttttatatatttctagaaACGAAAGTACAATCTCCGGTTCTCAATGAAATCGATGCTCCGCTCAACACATCTCTCTTTCGGTCCTCACCGAACAAGTTGATATACAATTCCTTGTTGCATCAAAAGTTATGTGAGTATGTTTATGACGGCTAAGCTTTGGGGGGATCATCTAAGTATAGGAGTTATATCTGGTCTATCCAAATCACAATCATATCtgcacaaaccttgggaactaaaatgttagtTATGTCACTTATACCTGTGactatactggcttactcatccttcaaacggGGTCAGCTATGCAAAAATTTGCTGTTCAGTGATAGATAAAAAAAGGTAACTCAAAAAGGCACGGAcacaaaattatgtaaattaagaaatgatgtagaaaaagtacaataaatatttgccAATGAACAAAGTAAGCCAGTTGCAAGTTTGCCAAAGTTACATTGGATATGCGTGTATTATTGGACGACCgactttaatatgtatattcttaTGTTCAAAACCTTAATTGTTTTTACCAGGGGAATGCAATGTATCACTCCGGGCAACAATTGAAGGCCTCGCAAAACATACAACGGACATCTGTGTCGAAAAGCTGACCAGTTCTGATAAAACTTTGCTAAATGTGCAGGTAATGTTTACAATTTCACACCAAATTTTCACACCCTTGTATCTAAtactagtttccgcccgcgTGTCCTGGCAGGATTTCATATTTATCATTTGGGGTTCAAGGTTTTAAGGTTAAGGTATCCATGAAGTAACTTATGACTAATAATTtctgccaaatttcattcagatagGTTCAGCAGTTCATTATATTatcaatgctcggtagcgaggcgtgctggtcagaaatgcgctccttctgcgaaaacgttatgtcgcagaagaaggcagcggaacgggagcgggaggtggacgctgctgcagacccgatccgcgGAAGAAGaaggaggaaacaacgctacgcgcaccttctccttccgcctcaataggcgccacaggagctaggagggttctcagtaccccgggaatcccccctaggaattggaggcccgcataggtgggccgaccgtcagggcgtcacggtagtatgcgaaagcgatcccgtggcgcctaccgatgagacggagagggtaccgctggttttttagtgggtattccggtgtgccgctaacatcttgggcaccggcgagtcccacatacccccccacttccacgtgggggaaacgagtaacgcgtttttccagcgaaaaaaaaaaaaaaagttcattatattataaaactagctgtgcccgcgacttcgtcagttatttggatattgtagcgtgattttatatttattctatatatataattctaaaataaaagtaagcctaagttactccttattacatcttCAATATGCCAGTataagtcccgtcgaaatcggttcagccgttccagagattagccggaacacacagacagacaaaattagtaaaaaatgttattttggtatatgtaccgtgtgtacatacatatgcatttagtaaaaatgggttattttaatattacaaacagacactccaattttattatatgtatagataagataatatgattatttttcagGAATGTATGCGAGCAACAAACGCCAACTTAACTCTGGCGAGAGCGAGGTTGAAGCAACTTCACACCGAACTGGAAAAGGCGAATTGTTCAACAGCCTTGCCGACTgtcaagattaaataaataactcactcataataaaattgttttttttttttctttttaatatgtatattcttgttaaataatttctataaataaattatcgttgtaaattttgtgttttttttttaactagcgacccgccccggcttcataCGGACGCATTTTTGACATCAAATATACAACTCGTACGAATCAACTGTGTACTTCTCTGGAATGCGACCCCTCTCCCGCTACCCCGCGCGGCGCCCCGCATTCGCCGTAAGCGCTCATATCATATCGGtccatatatatctatttaattggAAAACTTCGTGAGTAAAATGACCTAGTATTATGACGCCTTATCATAAAAACGACCCtttatcaacataaaaaaaaaaaatataatttatatattttttatataattctcatTTCTTTTTGCAAGCGGTATCGTTCTAATGACGTCACAGAGCGAGGTGCACAGTTAATTCGTACGAGTTATACttcagaatgtctttatatacaacgttcacaacttttcagtcattagacaatacaaaccgctacgtccctgcattttaaatttgtaatatcttcgaaaatattcatttaaattacacgctgtaaagggccgtattgatctatattaaattcacagtgtatttaaggtacctaattggataaggataaaggttaggttagtaggATATTTCTCGTAAAATTTAAGGATACAAATGAAATGAATGTAggtacagtcggggtaagaaaaggttcgtcaccttaaggtctattttcgtgtgctcagtgtgagcgataatctgctttaacGATTGAGTAtatattgcgtcgcaatgtacactattttgaacctagttatcatactatgttagtttaattttatgtgcagttttcttTTTgatgctttagtttcaaaatgtattaaaagtttacgacttgataaaggaatgagtTTTAAacctgacgaaggttttcttaatctgactatacataaaaaaacggttacggtcttattttgaagaggaCTCTACCAACACATCCCATACCAATTATAAAGTCTACAGCCAAGTAAACGACTTTCAAATCGAAATGACGCAATATAATCttgaatgataaaaatactcaactatttatatgaatataattttttgttgaaatttaagtggaaataaataaacgattaccGAGAAAAATGCAACGAACGTATATTGTTTGAACTTATATCTCTGTTAAGAACTTATATCTCTCATCACAGTAATGATGACGACAtgattatgacaaatatttaataacgtcatatatgtatgtatgtatgtatctatatgtatttgtttgtatgaatttaagtatgtatgtatgtatttattgatatatgtacgtatgcatattattgaatatttattactgttatttatttttgtatgtgtttaggttgtatttattttaagagtatttaaaaTTGCACCACCCTATACTGTCTTACAAACACAATACTCTAACCCAAGgtagtctggaagaaatggctaataagccataaggccgccttttgtttcaccattaggttattagtttgtatatttagtaatcGTTTGTGATTGTACTTGTGGTGTACAAATAAgggttaaataattaaataaataaaattgtttgtacaAAAGGTTACAAGCTTATATGTCAAGCAACGAatatgaaaaagaaataaaataaaagttgtcaACTAATAACGATAAACAATAAGGTTGCGTTCTTATATGCCaacaattttacttcaaaaattccCCTAGCTGGttcgtcgacgttcgaaacgCCATATTTTCGCTgagtcataattaaattaaaaattattcaagctcttgaccaatgatatcgcgtcaatacGATGTcgagccgagccgagatggcccagtggctagaacgcgtgcatcttaaccgatgatttcgggttcaaacccaggcaggcaccactgaaatttcatgtgcttaatttgtgtttataattcatctcgtgctcggcggtgaaggaaaacatcgtgaggaaacctgcatgtgtctaatttcaacgaaattctgccacatgtgtattccgccaaccggcattggagcagcgtggtggaatatgctccaaaccttctcctcaaagggagaggaggcctttatcccagcagtgggacatttacgggctgctaaagCTAATGCAATACGATGTCAagagttgtttatttggcttttgtgaTCTtgtagtaatatatatgtatcttgtattatatataaagaattgtatattatgtcGAATATAACAGAGCTATTAGTAAACATCacgaaatatgtaaatctaaggtttgtttaacttCGACTGTATAGTAGTTTAGATTAGtagttttaaatgttgttgAGTTCGAATAAATCAAAGGAGATAAATTGTGGGCG of Vanessa atalanta chromosome 28, ilVanAtal1.2, whole genome shotgun sequence contains these proteins:
- the LOC125074847 gene encoding uncharacterized protein LOC125074847, with amino-acid sequence MSKTAHVVDGEASESDSEIEIGKSPDITPSSRACVISGEAPESDDETKVQSPVLNEIDAPLNTSLFRSSPNKLIYNSLLHQKLWECNVSLRATIEGLAKHTTDICVEKLTSSDKTLLNVQECMRATNANLTLARARLKQLHTELEKANCSTALPTVKIK